In Trichocoleus sp. FACHB-46, the genomic stretch GCTGACCACATCGGGCGGTAGCATCTCTTTGGCTGTTGCTTGTTTCAGGTAGGCACTCGCCGCAGCGCGATCGAATTTCAGCGGCTGGCCTTGCTCCATCAGCAAAAAGTCACCTAACTTGATTTGCAGATTTTCTTGACCAAAAGAAACTCCTGCACGACCTGCTGCAGCAGCAATACGCCCCCAGTTCGGGTCATGGCCGAAAATAGCTGATTTCACTAAGGAAGAACCCGCGATCGTGCGAGCGATTTGCCGAGCCGAGCTGTCGTCAGGCGCACCGGAGACTTGCACCTCCATTAAGCAAGTCGCTCCTTCCCCGTCGCGGGCGATCGCCTTAGCCAAATAGACACAAACCTCGGTCAACATGGCTTCTAGCTTGTCCGCATCGGGGCCAGGTTCGGTAATGGCAGGTGTGCGCGACTGACCGTTGGCCAGCGCTAAGAGCGTATCGTTGGTACTGGTGTCGCCATCTACTGTGATTTGGTTGAAGCTGCGATCGGCGGCGCGACTCAGCATGTCTTGCCAAAGGGGTGGGGAAACAGCGGCATCACAGGTAACGAATGCCAACATCGTCGCCATGTTGGGGTGAATCATGCCAGACCCTTTAGCAATTCCCCCGATCCGTACCGGACGACCGTGCAGGGTCGTTTCTAGGGCGATCGATTTAGTCACAAGATCGGTCGTAGCGATCGCTTGAGCCGCATGGTCCGAGCCTTGGTCAGAAGCAGCAGCGATCAGATGCGGAATCGCGGCTTTCAAGGCTGACATGGGGATACGCTGACCAATCACGCCAGTCGAGGCTAGCAAGATCGAGTCTGAAGAAATGTTCAGGGCTTGGGCTAAACTTTGGGCACTCTCGATCGCGTCAATCCAACCTTGGGAGCCAGTAGCGGCATTTGCTTGACCTGCATTACAGAGAATGGCTTGGGCACTTCCCTTCACTTGTAAGCGCTCTCGGCAGTAGTCCACACAGGCGGCTCGGACTTGAGTTGTAGTGAAAACACCTGCCGCGATCGCCTCCGCCTCCGACAAAATCAAAGCCAGGTCGGGCAAGCCAGAAGGTTTCAATCCAGCAGCTATTCCCGCAGCCCGATAGCCTCGCGGCGCTGTGATTCCACCGGGAATGTTTCGCCAATCTGACATTGTTCCTCCTCCCACCACTGAGACGCTTGAAAGGGGATTATATCAACTGGCCGCTATTACTTCACTACATTCGGCAGGTGCAGAACTTGTCTGCTAGGGTGCAAAATTCTGTGCGATCGTCACTAGATGGTTAACAATGGCAAATTGCCAAAGAAAAAGGGAGAGTCTGTAGCGACTCTCCCCGCCATCAGGGTGCATCTACTTATCACATTATGCCATCAAGGGGGTGTGGGGTGACACCCCTCATCAAAATTTCATCCAAAAAAAACACCAGGGTCTAATCCGACGCGGACGATCCCTGGTGAGTTCCGTTGAACAGAGGGTTATGGGTTCAGCTTTTGAGCGAGCAACTGATTAGTTAGTTTAGGGTTGGCCCGTCCACTCGTCTTCTTGAGCACCTGACCCACGAAGAAGCCTAACAGCTTGGTTTTACCACCCCGGTATTGCTCTAGTTCTTTGGGGTTGGAAGCAATCACTTCATCAATAATGGCCGCGATCGCATCAGGGTCAGAGAGTTGAGCTAAGCCGCGCTCCTCGACAATTTTGGCGGGAGAACCCCCGTTAGCCAGTAGGTCGGGCAGAATTTCCTTCCCAGCGTTGTTACTGATGGTGTTGTCTTCAATCAGCTTGACGAGTTCTGCCAGTGCCTCTGGCTTAAAGCCAATTTCGGTAATGCTGAGCTTGTTGGCATTGAGGTAGGCGGCAATATCACCCATGATCCAGTTGGCCGTTGGTTTGGGGCTAGCTTGGGCGGCGATCGCGGTTTCAAAATATTCAGCCACGCTGCGATCGTCGGTCAGAACTCGCGCGTCGTAGGCGGACAAGCCCAACTCGGTTTCGTAGCGATGCCGCTTTTGAGCAGGCAGTTCTGGCAGTTCTGAGCGCCATTGCTCTAGCTGTTCCGTGGTGACTTGGATCCCAGTCAGATCGGGTTCGGGGAAATAGCGGTAGTCGCTGGAGCCTTCTTTGACGCGCATACTAATGGTGCGCTGAGAGCCTTCTTCCCAGAGACGCGTTTCTTGAACAATTCGCTCTCCAGTAGCTAGCGCTTGAGTTTGCCGTTCAATTTCGTACTCAATTGCTTTTTGAATGGCACTGAAAGAGTTCATATTTTTGATTTCGACCTTGGTGCCGAACGCTTCCTGCCCTACTGGACGGATGGAAACGTTGACATCGCAACGCAGGGAGCCTTCCTGCATATTGCCGTCACCCACGCCGAGATAACGAATAATGCGGCGGAGTTCTTGAGCATACTCAGCCGCTTCTTGGCCTGTGCGTAAATCTGGCTCAGAAACAATTTCTAGGAGAGGAACTCCGGTGCGGTTGTAGTCAACCAAGGAGAAACTAGAACCCGCCAGGCGATCGCTGCCGCCGTGGACCAGTTTACCCGCATCTTCTTCCATGTGCAGTCGGGTAATGCCGATGCGCTTACGGGCTGGGTTGCCGTCTGAGTCTACCAGCTCAATTTCTAGCCAACCATGCTCAGCGATTGGTAAATCGAACTGAGAGATTTGGTAGTTTTTGGGCAAGTCAGGATAGAAATACTGCTTGCGATCGAATTTGCTAAAGGGAGCAATTTGGCAGTTGAGCGCCGTGCCTGTCTTAACCGCGTACTCCAGCACTTTCTGGTTCAGTACTGGTAGCACCCCTGGCATACCCATGCAAATTGGACAAATTTGGCTGTTGGGGTCACCGCCAAATTCGGTGG encodes the following:
- the argJ gene encoding bifunctional ornithine acetyltransferase/N-acetylglutamate synthase, coding for MSDWRNIPGGITAPRGYRAAGIAAGLKPSGLPDLALILSEAEAIAAGVFTTTQVRAACVDYCRERLQVKGSAQAILCNAGQANAATGSQGWIDAIESAQSLAQALNISSDSILLASTGVIGQRIPMSALKAAIPHLIAAASDQGSDHAAQAIATTDLVTKSIALETTLHGRPVRIGGIAKGSGMIHPNMATMLAFVTCDAAVSPPLWQDMLSRAADRSFNQITVDGDTSTNDTLLALANGQSRTPAITEPGPDADKLEAMLTEVCVYLAKAIARDGEGATCLMEVQVSGAPDDSSARQIARTIAGSSLVKSAIFGHDPNWGRIAAAAGRAGVSFGQENLQIKLGDFLLMEQGQPLKFDRAAASAYLKQATAKEMLPPDVVSTEVSNDLMVMKNGELVPFPRMTTSESQAQNVVTIAVSIGNESGSGTAWGCDLSYDYVKINAEYTT
- the gatB gene encoding Asp-tRNA(Asn)/Glu-tRNA(Gln) amidotransferase subunit GatB: MTTAAPVKTQYEAIIGLETHCQLKTDTKIFCNCSTEFGGDPNSQICPICMGMPGVLPVLNQKVLEYAVKTGTALNCQIAPFSKFDRKQYFYPDLPKNYQISQFDLPIAEHGWLEIELVDSDGNPARKRIGITRLHMEEDAGKLVHGGSDRLAGSSFSLVDYNRTGVPLLEIVSEPDLRTGQEAAEYAQELRRIIRYLGVGDGNMQEGSLRCDVNVSIRPVGQEAFGTKVEIKNMNSFSAIQKAIEYEIERQTQALATGERIVQETRLWEEGSQRTISMRVKEGSSDYRYFPEPDLTGIQVTTEQLEQWRSELPELPAQKRHRYETELGLSAYDARVLTDDRSVAEYFETAIAAQASPKPTANWIMGDIAAYLNANKLSITEIGFKPEALAELVKLIEDNTISNNAGKEILPDLLANGGSPAKIVEERGLAQLSDPDAIAAIIDEVIASNPKELEQYRGGKTKLLGFFVGQVLKKTSGRANPKLTNQLLAQKLNP